The following proteins come from a genomic window of Musa acuminata AAA Group cultivar baxijiao chromosome BXJ1-7, Cavendish_Baxijiao_AAA, whole genome shotgun sequence:
- the LOC103991536 gene encoding phosphoglycerate mutase-like protein 4 isoform X1 yields MASTADRGRFAEIVVIRHGETCWNASRIVQGHLDSELNEIGRQQAVVVAGRLSKEPKFQAIYSSDLKRAAETANIIAKVCNLPEVILDPGMRERHLGDIQGLTLRDAAKLKPEAYKIFLSGKRDGEIPGGGESLDQLNERCVSCLEKIASKHQGERVIVLTHGGVLRELHKHAVSGRSSDGRIHNTSVNVFLISESGNWTIKTWGDISHLHEIGVLNNAFGVPKRSCEHLGL; encoded by the exons ATGGCCTCCACCGCCGACCGTGGTCGCTTCGCGGAGATCGTCGTGATTCGCCACGGTGAGACGTGCTGGAATGCCTCGAGAATCGTCCAG GGGCATTTGGACTCAGAactaaatgaaattggaagacaACAGGCAGTTGTG GTGGCTGGTCGGCTATCCAAAGAGCCTAAATTTCAAGCTATCTACTCGTCCGACTTGAAGCGAGCTGCTGAAACTGCAAACATTATAGCAAAAGTTTGTAACTTACCAGAG GTAATACTGGATCCAGGAATGAGAGAAAGGCATCTGGGGGACATTCAGGGTTTAACATTACGTGATGCTGCAAAGCTAAAGCCTGAAGCTTACAAGATTTTCTTATCAGGCAAAAGAGATGGAGAAATTCCA GGTGGTGGAGAAAGTCTCGATCAACTTAATGAACGATGTGTTTCTTGCTTGGAGAAAATAGCTAGTAAGCACCAAG GAGAAAGAGTGATTGTACTGACCCATGGTGGAGTTTTGAGAGAACTTCACAAACATGCAGTTTCTGGACGGTCGTCAGATGGGAGGATACATAATACCTCGGTCAATGTGTTCCTGATTTCTGAGAGTGGCAATTGGACCATCAAAACATGGGGTGACATAAGCCATCTTCATGAAATCGGGGTGCTCAACAATGCATTTGGAG TTCCCAAAAGGTCATGCGAACACCTTGGGTTGTGA
- the LOC103991536 gene encoding phosphoglycerate mutase-like protein 4 isoform X2, with the protein MASTADRGRFAEIVVIRHGETCWNASRIVQGHLDSELNEIGRQQAVVVAGRLSKEPKFQAIYSSDLKRAAETANIIAKVCNLPEVILDPGMRERHLGDIQGLTLRDAAKLKPEAYKIFLSGKRDGEIPGGGESLDQLNERCVSCLEKIASKHQGERVIVLTHGGVLRELHKHAVSGRSSDGRIHNTSVNVFLISESGNWTIKTWGDISHLHEIGVLNNAFGGDRTSG; encoded by the exons ATGGCCTCCACCGCCGACCGTGGTCGCTTCGCGGAGATCGTCGTGATTCGCCACGGTGAGACGTGCTGGAATGCCTCGAGAATCGTCCAG GGGCATTTGGACTCAGAactaaatgaaattggaagacaACAGGCAGTTGTG GTGGCTGGTCGGCTATCCAAAGAGCCTAAATTTCAAGCTATCTACTCGTCCGACTTGAAGCGAGCTGCTGAAACTGCAAACATTATAGCAAAAGTTTGTAACTTACCAGAG GTAATACTGGATCCAGGAATGAGAGAAAGGCATCTGGGGGACATTCAGGGTTTAACATTACGTGATGCTGCAAAGCTAAAGCCTGAAGCTTACAAGATTTTCTTATCAGGCAAAAGAGATGGAGAAATTCCA GGTGGTGGAGAAAGTCTCGATCAACTTAATGAACGATGTGTTTCTTGCTTGGAGAAAATAGCTAGTAAGCACCAAG GAGAAAGAGTGATTGTACTGACCCATGGTGGAGTTTTGAGAGAACTTCACAAACATGCAGTTTCTGGACGGTCGTCAGATGGGAGGATACATAATACCTCGGTCAATGTGTTCCTGATTTCTGAGAGTGGCAATTGGACCATCAAAACATGGGGTGACATAAGCCATCTTCATGAAATCGGGGTGCTCAACAATGCATTTGGAGGTGATAGAACTTCTGGATGA